The Mucilaginibacter gracilis genomic interval AGATCATCCCCGCGTAAGTCACGGGCAATAATTTTACCTGTTGGATCAATTAAAAAATTAGCCGGTATGGTAGTTATTTTGTATAGATGGGCAATTGGGCTCTGCCATCCCTGCAATTCAGATACCTGCTCCCACGGTAAACCATCTTTGGTAATTGCATCCATCCATAGCTGTTTAGCATTTTTTCCTCCATCCAACGACACGCCCAAAACGGTAAAGTTTTTGTTTTTGAACTGCTTAAAAGAGGCTAACAGGTTGGGGTTTTCGGCCCTGCAGGGGCCGCACCAGCTTGCCCAAAAATCTACCAACACGTATTTACCCTTAAAAGATGCCAGGGAAACATCCTCGCCTTTTGTATTTTTAATTGTAAAGTTTGGAGCCTGACTGCCCACCTCCACTGTTTTGGCCTCTGTAATTACATTTTTGTACGTTTGGCCGTTTGCAGAATTTTGTACATCTGCCGTTAAACTGTTAAAAAGCCTCCGGGCCTTAGCTATATCCTGGGCCGGATCTACAGTTGTAAGGAGCAGGTTTAAACTCACCAATGAATTAAGATGGCTTTTAATGAAATTCTCAATAGCTTCATTTTTTTCTTTTTGAAGGTTAGCGAATTCCGCCTTCAGTTTTTCCTGTTCATTGGCATTACCTTCGGCCTTATCGTAGGCCGCAACCATATTTTTACCCTTTACTTTGTAAGGTTCCAGCAAACTAACCATTTGCTGCTGGTCATCATTAAGCATGGTGCCGCTCACTGAAGCATGTACTAATGAATCGGTGGCGTTAACAACGATAGTACCATT includes:
- a CDS encoding TlpA disulfide reductase family protein; its protein translation is MLVAIPCAVAAQQNYTVKVKLKNASPPAKAYLNYKVNQKIMQDSAILINGEFTFKGTQSNKMKAFVLLSHTGVPVKDLAGADQVAVYLENGTIVVNATDSLVHASVSGTMLNDDQQQMVSLLEPYKVKGKNMVAAYDKAEGNANEQEKLKAEFANLQKEKNEAIENFIKSHLNSLVSLNLLLTTVDPAQDIAKARRLFNSLTADVQNSANGQTYKNVITEAKTVEVGSQAPNFTIKNTKGEDVSLASFKGKYVLVDFWASWCGPCRAENPNLLASFKQFKNKNFTVLGVSLDGGKNAKQLWMDAITKDGLPWEQVSELQGWQSPIAHLYKITTIPANFLIDPTGKIIARDLRGDDLNQKLTTLFL